DNA from Quercus lobata isolate SW786 chromosome 1, ValleyOak3.0 Primary Assembly, whole genome shotgun sequence:
TATGGTATATCTGACATACTTAGGTTGAGGCCCAACAATACCAGTGCAAttctaattttttcttattataatatCATTAGCCATGGAATTTAAGATAAAGTAAAACAAGCTTAGAAAATGCTTTGGCTACCTCATTTCTCTTCCAAAAGAAGCGATGCGCAAGAAAGCAGGGATGACAACTCCTCTTGCGTTGCCAATCCAAAGCCTTGCCATCTTATTCTACCAAATTTGTCAAGTAGAAAAATATACCTGAAAATGCCAATAAAAGGTTTTTACACCAACTTCATCTGGTTTTCCATGAAATAATTTAGgcaatggaaaattttgtaccCAGTGAGAAGGTTCAGAACTTTTAGTTCTTTTCTGAAGTAATAATGGTCACCGAATGAATATACAATCTGCTTCTGAAGAGCATCCTTCCCTCCATTAGATTTTTTCATTATCCGAAGAAGCAGCCGCTTAATAGGGTTCAAACGTAAGAACCATGAGTCTATAAATGATACCTGGAACAACATAAATATGTTATTGATAATTTAAATTGTAATAATTGAAAGATAATTATTagcaataaattattaaagcaCACTGAAAAGATAATAACAAGACACATGCACCTTAGTATCATCTGAATgtttaataatgaaaaaaatgtaacttGGACACATTTCAAATCCTTAATAATGCACCTTCGCCTTGTATCTGGAATGAGCTAACCATGAAGcataaacacaatttttaactGGAATGTAAGGCACACACCTAGTGAGTTCTGAACCAAAGACCTCATCATCAACCTTGCTCTTGCAAGGGAAGGAAGAAAATTTGAGCTAGAGCTGTTGATAACTATTGAAGcacaaattaccaaaaatatttgattttgctCCCTGAATTTCTACTAATATtttccaagaaaaagaaaatatttgttgcattATAATAGTTTATGTGATAAGATGTCTTTAAATAAAGGGTTTCTGATTCTGAATGTCTGCGTGACAGAAAACTTAACCCTCTGTAATGGCATTTGGTTTTGGTTGTTTAAACCATTTTAGAATCACATTGCTGCTTAAAACCCTCGCTACCGGTGTTTTATACAGGAAAGAAAACCAACATAAGAATTTGTTAATGGTTGCATACTGGAAATTTGGAAGAGGCCTAGTCTAACAATCTATCATAAAACACAGTAGTCATCAGATGGGCTCCAGTTTTCAATATGCTTGACCAGATGGTGAAGGAGGATAGGCAACTTATACAATTTAGCACAGTGCCAGAAATTGTAAAGTTAAAGAGAGAACAAGTCTCTGCTCAGTCATTGAAACTCTATGTAGTATGTACACAGCTATGCAACTTCACGAACATATGTTATACAAATTATCAGAGCTATATTTGTATAATTCATCACACACTGATCTAGGTCcagaatttaaaaattgaaccaATCATATATAACAAATTTACAGTACCTCATATAGCTGAACGTCTTTTGAATTACTAAAAGCATCAATAAAAGGCCCACTCCAAGAATCAATCATTGCCTGTCAAGGAAAAATAACACCATATTGTACCAGCAACAGCaagataaagaaataaaagatgCCAACCAACTGATATATAATATGCGCGCGTGTATTGGATAagtaataaaagttttattagagaagaaaagaataaattcCCAAACAACCAACCAAGTTAATTTTTCAAAGATATAGGATCCACGAAAGTCTCAGCTTTggctttgtaaaaaaaaaaaaaagaagagggaaaATATTAACATTTGTTGATATTCAGACAACTTAATTAAGGGAATTACATTATGTAATCAAGTGAGGGAGATAATTGAACCAGTATgatagatttaattttttgattttactaAGTGCATCAAGTTTTCTTCCTcttcccctcccccccccccccccaaaaaaaaaaaacgaatgaATTGCATACCAAgatttcactctctctctctctctctctctctctccacactcattattcttttcttgaattgtattttactattttaattgcCTTATTCCAGCTGACAAACAGCTCCTAGACATCAGTTAGACCTCAGTTCCAAAAATGAATATCGTGTATGAAACCATGTTAAGTAGTTCATAGATCACTTCACATGTTACATGCTTTATTGCACCTACAGGGTATAGTACAAGATATTAAGTGAATAAGCAATCCAAATAAGCATAACTATAGTTCAATACCTGAGAGTTTGCACGGAATGAAAGACATATCAAAGATGCCTTTGGGATAGCTGATTTGTCCACATCAACAATCTCTCCATTGGAAGTTTTTGGCAACTTCACTGTTGTACCATCAGAGTAGTTCACTTCTAACACAGGAAACTTTACGGCTGCCATTGCAggaattataattttatttgccATTGCAATctgcacaaaaaaaaagaaaaaaaagaaaaacgattcctacacattaaagaataaaataaagaacatgATTCACATGCAAATTGTTTTATCATCTAGTCCTATACTCCTATAACAAGATGCACAGGTTGTAAGCTTTCCAAGAAGATTATAACTCATCAGCTTGTTTGAAGTAACAGAAATCAcaactaaaagttaaaagtaaGCTCTATTTGACCATCTCAGCAcactatttttaataaaatcctaCCTTTACAATATAGAAAGTGGATTTTATAGTTTAGTCAAAATTGATGTAAACTAAATCTCCACCATTCTAACTCAGTATCAATACACTTAATATACTACATGGAAACCAATGCAAATAATTCCTttccactaaaatttttttacattagcCCAGTAGAGGATATGGCAGTATTTAATTTCACCAATACCTTACCACCATGTTGGTTAAGTTCTGAAATATCGGCAAAGTATCCCCGGTTCATCTCATCTGCACTGCCCTAACTCATATCAATAAATACCCATGGAATTTCAAAATATGCTCCACAAAagagtcttaaaaaaaaaaaagactcacaGTCGAGCACGCTCTTTCTCGATTGCTGCTTTGTTTCCCAGCTGCAATCAAATGggttttcaaataacaaaaacaaaatttagcttATCCAATACATATTGCACCAATAAGAAATGCAGTAAAATTTGATAAGAATATATACCTTAACAAATTCGAATTATACCAAAAGCAAAAACGAAATGGAAGAAATCCCACTTCAAATAACCCAAAGCAGTACATTTGGACTACATGTCTTAGTtaacaagaagaaaataacagaCAAAGAAAAGGTTAATTTTTGCTCATATTCCTATACGTTTTCTCGgaaaccaaacagacccatatgaaaaaagaaaacgaaaagtACCTGGTAAATGTCGAGGAAGCGAATGGAAGACCTTTGAGCTAAATGCTGACGAGTAGGATGAAGAAAGAACTTGTCTTGGTGGCTTGAAAGCTGAGCACCCAATAGAGTAGCTCgggttgaagaagaagcttgGTGGGTCAATCGCTTCAAACTCTGCATCTTTTCAATCTGATTAGTGCCTAAGCTTCTCTCTCTGAAGAACCCTAGGATTAGGAAGAAGAAGGATTGTACGGACTTTCTCTGAAAGCTGGTTCTCACTTCTCAGCTATGAGTGACTGTGGAGCTGAGCTGTGGGCTTGGTTAGGTGTTGACATATTGGGTCTATGTTTTATATAATGGGTCGGTCTAATATATTGCTTTCTTTTTGGGCCAGCATCTCTaggtgaaaaataaaaataaaatgaagctAAACTAGAATAGAACGTTAATCCTATGTATttatcatactttttttttttacaatgcaTATAtcatactttatatatatatatatatatatattttttttttttttagtaaaacatATATCATACTTTAAATTTCACCTTATATAGGTTTAAATTGTATCAAGCGGGTTCTAATCAGGATTCAATGAATAATATTATTGGACAAACAAGTaggataaatgaaaaattacgACActtaatcaaaaaataaaaaa
Protein-coding regions in this window:
- the LOC115980211 gene encoding mitochondrial ATPase complex subunit ATP10 isoform X1, whose amino-acid sequence is MQSLKRLTHQASSSTRATLLGAQLSSHQDKFFLHPTRQHLAQRSSIRFLDIYQLGNKAAIEKERARLADEMNRGYFADISELNQHGGKIAMANKIIIPAMAAVKFPVLEVNYSDGTTVKLPKTSNGEIVDVDKSAIPKASLICLSFRANSQAMIDSWSGPFIDAFSNSKDVQLYEVSFIDSWFLRLNPIKRLLLRIMKKSNGGKDALQKQIVYSFGDHYYFRKELKVLNLLTGYIFLLDKFGRIRWQGFGLATQEELSSLLSCASLLLEEK
- the LOC115980211 gene encoding uncharacterized protein LOC115980211 isoform X2, with translation MYCFGLFEVGFLPFRFCFWYNSNLLSWETKQQSRKSVLDYEMNRGYFADISELNQHGGKIAMANKIIIPAMAAVKFPVLEVNYSDGTTVKLPKTSNGEIVDVDKSAIPKASLICLSFRANSQAMIDSWSGPFIDAFSNSKDVQLYEVSFIDSWFLRLNPIKRLLLRIMKKSNGGKDALQKQIVYSFGDHYYFRKELKVLNLLTGYIFLLDKFGRIRWQGFGLATQEELSSLLSCASLLLEEK
- the LOC115980211 gene encoding uncharacterized protein LOC115980211 isoform X3, which codes for MNRGYFADISELNQHGGKIAMANKIIIPAMAAVKFPVLEVNYSDGTTVKLPKTSNGEIVDVDKSAIPKASLICLSFRANSQAMIDSWSGPFIDAFSNSKDVQLYEVSFIDSWFLRLNPIKRLLLRIMKKSNGGKDALQKQIVYSFGDHYYFRKELKVLNLLTGYIFLLDKFGRIRWQGFGLATQEELSSLLSCASLLLEEK